One window of the Nitrospiraceae bacterium genome contains the following:
- a CDS encoding YnfA family protein, translating into MTTLYWYAGAALAEISGCFAFWAWFRLGRSAWWTVPGMVSLLVFALLLARTETAFAGRAYAAYGGVYIAASLLWLRGVEQIHPDRWDWLGAGLCLVGAAVILWGPRPA; encoded by the coding sequence ATGACTACCCTGTATTGGTACGCCGGCGCTGCGCTGGCGGAAATTAGCGGGTGTTTTGCTTTTTGGGCCTGGTTCCGGCTGGGGCGATCGGCGTGGTGGACGGTGCCCGGCATGGTGAGTCTGCTTGTGTTCGCTCTGTTATTGGCACGAACCGAGACTGCATTTGCGGGTCGAGCCTATGCCGCTTACGGCGGCGTATATATTGCGGCCTCTCTCTTATGGCTCCGGGGTGTTGAACAGATCCACCCTGATCGTTGGGATTGGCTCGGGGCCGGGTTATGTCTTGTCGGAGCGGCGGTGATCCTTTGGGGCCCTCGTCCCGCGTAA
- a CDS encoding DUF1326 domain-containing protein, whose protein sequence is MADQWMLRGVEFSNCNCTYGCGCQFHAPSTHGFCEAMGSGHIEEGYFNDTRLDGLNYVMLLQWPGEIAQGNGTQQILIDAQADALQREALRKILHGEATVPGATHFFVFNSTMTNVLEPQFVPIDLSIDVEARQATVKVPGLVESKGTPISNPHTGRDHRARIHLPEGFEYTVAEVGNGSTKAQAGITLNLSDSYGQFNILHMNQDGVIRA, encoded by the coding sequence ATGGCTGATCAATGGATGCTGCGTGGGGTCGAGTTTTCCAATTGCAACTGCACCTATGGGTGTGGGTGCCAGTTTCATGCCCCCTCGACCCACGGATTTTGCGAGGCAATGGGCTCGGGGCATATTGAAGAGGGGTATTTCAATGACACGCGTTTGGATGGATTGAACTATGTCATGCTTTTGCAATGGCCCGGGGAAATTGCTCAGGGAAATGGAACCCAGCAGATTTTAATCGATGCGCAAGCGGATGCCTTGCAACGCGAAGCCCTCAGAAAAATCCTCCATGGCGAGGCGACCGTTCCGGGGGCTACCCACTTTTTTGTGTTCAATAGTACGATGACCAACGTGTTGGAACCGCAGTTTGTTCCGATTGATCTCTCCATAGATGTGGAGGCAAGACAGGCCACGGTCAAGGTCCCGGGCTTGGTGGAATCGAAGGGGACACCCATTTCCAATCCTCATACCGGAAGAGACCATCGTGCGAGAATTCATTTGCCGGAAGGATTTGAATATACCGTAGCCGAAGTGGGCAATGGGTCGACCAAAGCTCAAGCCGGGATTACGTTGAACCTGTCTGATAGCTATGGGCAATTTAATATTCTTCATATGAATCAGGATGGAGTCATTAGAGCCTGA
- a CDS encoding DUF2182 domain-containing protein, which produces MSPSPLPSLPRLPTRDRITILSALVGVIVLAWAYVLYLRAKMPMMHADAPVAIIPLHPWRPVDFVFVYLMWAVMMVGMMLPSAVPMTLLYAGMVRKAERQGSPMAPTGAFVAGYLFLWCVFSLGATVVQWGLHETAMLSPMMVAKSHVVGAGLLMVAGLYQLTPWKAGCLDHCRAPAHFFAKHWRPGVRGAFRLGLHHGAFCLGCCWALMGLLFVGGVMNVLWIAAITAFVLFEKVLPVGALSARLRWAAGIGLVVSGVGVWVLA; this is translated from the coding sequence ATGAGTCCCTCTCCCCTTCCGTCATTGCCTAGGTTACCCACGCGTGATCGAATCACGATTCTCTCAGCCCTGGTTGGCGTGATTGTTCTGGCTTGGGCCTATGTCCTGTATCTCCGGGCGAAAATGCCCATGATGCATGCTGATGCGCCCGTGGCGATTATACCGTTGCATCCATGGAGGCCCGTGGACTTTGTGTTTGTGTATCTGATGTGGGCAGTCATGATGGTCGGGATGATGCTGCCAAGTGCCGTCCCGATGACCTTGTTGTATGCAGGCATGGTTCGCAAGGCCGAGCGGCAGGGTTCACCCATGGCTCCGACGGGGGCGTTTGTGGCCGGGTATTTATTTTTATGGTGTGTCTTTAGTCTAGGCGCGACTGTCGTGCAGTGGGGATTGCATGAAACGGCCATGCTCTCGCCCATGATGGTGGCCAAAAGTCATGTTGTCGGTGCAGGGCTCTTGATGGTCGCGGGTCTGTATCAACTGACCCCGTGGAAGGCTGGGTGCTTAGATCATTGCCGTGCACCTGCTCATTTTTTTGCCAAGCATTGGCGACCGGGTGTTCGCGGCGCCTTTCGATTGGGACTTCATCATGGGGCGTTTTGTCTGGGTTGCTGTTGGGCCTTGATGGGGCTGTTGTTTGTGGGTGGGGTGATGAATGTCCTCTGGATTGCGGCAATAACGGCCTTTGTGTTGTTCGAAAAGGTGTTGCCGGTCGGCGCCTTGAGTGCTCGCTTGAGATGGGCGGCCGGGATCGGCCTGGTTGTGAGTGGGGTGGGGGTGTGGGTTCTGGCCTAA
- the glgC gene encoding glucose-1-phosphate adenylyltransferase encodes MIDIYTMILAGGRGERLLPLTQHRAKPAVPFGGKYRIIDVTLSNCLNSGLRKIAVLIQYKSHSLDRHIRRGWSIFNPELGEFIFSIPPQQRINAEWYRGTADAVHQNLFLLEQEHPKFLLVLAGDHLYKMNYADMLRFMQKTEADAVVGALEWPVEEARQFGVLGVDPSNRVTRFEEKPANPFHVPDDPTHAFISMGIYLFRTDHLYEELRKDSGMATAHDFGKNIIPNMIQNNKKVFAYNFEDENKKEVKYWRDIGTLDAYYEANMDLVGVDPHLNLYDEAWPIRTYQGQYPPAKFVFADEFKGGRRGLALDSIVSGGCIISGSLVQNCVLSPNVHIEHHAEVHDSVIMENVKIGERSRIRRAIIDKGVVIPPDTIIGHDLHHDRQRFPVTEDGVVVVTPDSPTK; translated from the coding sequence ATGATTGATATTTATACCATGATCCTTGCCGGCGGGCGTGGCGAACGGCTCCTCCCGCTCACCCAACACCGCGCCAAACCTGCGGTGCCCTTTGGGGGCAAATACCGCATCATCGACGTGACCCTGAGCAATTGCCTCAACTCGGGGCTACGCAAAATTGCCGTGCTCATTCAATATAAATCCCACTCGCTGGACCGCCACATCCGGAGAGGATGGTCGATTTTCAACCCGGAGCTGGGTGAATTCATCTTCTCCATCCCACCGCAACAACGCATCAACGCCGAGTGGTACCGGGGCACAGCCGACGCCGTCCATCAAAACCTGTTTTTGCTGGAACAGGAACACCCGAAGTTTTTATTGGTGCTGGCCGGAGATCACCTTTACAAAATGAACTATGCCGACATGCTCAGGTTCATGCAAAAAACGGAGGCGGATGCCGTCGTGGGCGCCCTTGAATGGCCGGTTGAAGAAGCTCGGCAGTTCGGGGTCCTTGGGGTGGATCCCTCAAACCGGGTGACACGGTTTGAGGAAAAGCCGGCCAACCCGTTTCACGTACCTGACGATCCAACCCATGCATTTATTTCCATGGGCATCTACCTTTTCCGGACAGACCATCTCTATGAGGAACTGCGCAAAGACTCCGGAATGGCGACGGCCCATGACTTCGGGAAAAATATTATTCCCAACATGATACAAAACAACAAAAAAGTTTTTGCCTATAATTTTGAAGATGAAAACAAAAAAGAGGTCAAGTACTGGCGGGACATCGGTACCCTGGACGCCTACTACGAAGCCAACATGGATCTCGTCGGGGTTGACCCCCACCTCAACCTCTACGATGAAGCCTGGCCCATCCGTACCTACCAGGGCCAATACCCGCCCGCCAAATTTGTCTTTGCCGATGAGTTTAAGGGAGGGCGCAGAGGCCTGGCACTGGATTCCATCGTCTCAGGCGGCTGCATTATCTCCGGAAGCCTGGTGCAAAATTGCGTGCTCTCACCAAACGTCCACATAGAGCATCATGCAGAAGTCCACGATTCCGTCATCATGGAAAATGTCAAAATCGGGGAGCGATCCCGTATCCGCCGGGCCATCATCGATAAGGGTGTCGTCATTCCTCCCGATACCATCATCGGCCATGACCTCCATCACGATCGCCAACGCTTTCCCGTCACCGAAGACGGCGTAGTCGTTGTGACACCCGATTCACCCACAAAGTAA
- a CDS encoding glutathione peroxidase, which translates to MSTIYDMTCRNIQGKEESLATKKGKVLLIVNTASKCGFTPQFQGLEDLYKKYHAQGLEILGFPCNQFGSQDPGENEEILAFCQTNYGVTFPMFAKVDVNGPDAHPLFKHLKAEAPGVLGSEAIKWNFTKFLVDQTGAVKERYAPSTDPSDLEAAITALLKAKAKPA; encoded by the coding sequence ATGAGCACGATTTACGACATGACCTGCCGGAACATTCAGGGTAAAGAAGAGTCCCTCGCCACCAAAAAGGGTAAGGTGTTACTCATCGTCAATACGGCCTCAAAATGCGGATTCACCCCTCAGTTTCAGGGGTTGGAAGATCTCTATAAAAAATATCATGCACAAGGACTGGAGATCCTCGGATTTCCCTGCAATCAGTTTGGGAGCCAGGACCCGGGGGAGAACGAAGAAATCCTCGCGTTCTGTCAAACCAACTATGGTGTGACTTTTCCGATGTTTGCCAAGGTGGACGTGAATGGGCCCGATGCTCATCCCCTCTTCAAACATCTCAAAGCCGAGGCACCCGGCGTACTCGGATCGGAGGCCATCAAGTGGAACTTCACGAAATTTCTGGTGGACCAGACCGGTGCGGTCAAAGAACGCTATGCCCCCTCAACAGACCCATCAGACCTTGAGGCAGCCATCACCGCACTCCTCAAGGCCAAGGCGAAGCCAGCATAA
- a CDS encoding DEAD/DEAH box helicase, producing MSSTALSQFGALGVSATLVGVLNKLGLTEPTPIQVQAIPPALEGRDVLGCAQTGTGKTAAFVIPIIERLVDGPKGHPRAMILAPTRELAFQIQETVDKFGRVRGIFATTLVGGADMHAQVRGLRQRPDIIVATPGRLLDHMWQGTVSFAKLRMVVLDEADRMLDMGFAPQLNQIIEALPETRQTLLFSATMPNNLADLARMSLNDPFKALVAKSATPAEGVTHTVHHTANSDKTSLLLSILKETEGSVLVFTRTKHRADRIGETLEKVGCRVAVLHAGRRLPQRRAALEGFRRGRFEILVATDIAARGLDVDNIQHVINYDLPHVPEDYIHRIGRTARKNTKGWATSFVTGEDNRSLRMIEKLLGKAVPCAPGSRPPMPAIAPERRGPRPNSTGRGFGAPRSGSPARHDRPAIRRPRPSTLAS from the coding sequence ATGTCTTCAACTGCGTTGTCACAGTTTGGTGCGCTTGGTGTGTCTGCTACTTTGGTTGGGGTGTTGAATAAGCTCGGTTTAACGGAACCGACCCCGATTCAAGTTCAGGCCATCCCTCCGGCTCTGGAAGGCCGGGATGTGCTGGGCTGTGCCCAGACCGGCACCGGAAAAACCGCCGCCTTTGTCATTCCTATCATTGAACGATTGGTAGATGGTCCTAAGGGCCACCCTCGCGCGATGATTTTAGCGCCAACCCGGGAGTTGGCATTTCAAATTCAAGAGACGGTTGATAAGTTCGGGCGTGTGCGCGGGATTTTTGCGACCACGCTGGTGGGTGGTGCTGATATGCATGCGCAAGTCCGCGGCTTACGGCAACGTCCCGATATCATCGTCGCGACGCCGGGTCGTCTCCTTGACCATATGTGGCAGGGGACGGTTTCGTTTGCCAAACTTCGGATGGTGGTCCTCGACGAAGCCGATCGGATGCTTGATATGGGGTTTGCGCCTCAGCTCAATCAAATCATTGAGGCGTTGCCGGAAACCCGGCAAACCTTACTTTTCTCGGCAACGATGCCGAATAATTTGGCTGATTTGGCTCGGATGTCTCTCAACGATCCGTTTAAGGCCCTGGTCGCGAAATCTGCCACACCGGCTGAAGGCGTCACCCATACGGTGCATCACACTGCCAATTCCGATAAAACCTCTCTGCTGCTGTCTATTTTAAAGGAGACAGAGGGGTCGGTCCTGGTCTTTACCCGGACCAAACATCGTGCCGATCGGATCGGGGAAACCCTGGAAAAGGTCGGTTGTCGCGTGGCGGTATTACATGCCGGACGACGGCTGCCTCAACGCCGTGCGGCCCTGGAAGGCTTTCGCCGGGGGCGGTTTGAAATTTTAGTTGCGACCGATATTGCCGCTCGCGGGTTGGACGTGGACAATATTCAACACGTGATTAATTATGATTTGCCTCATGTGCCGGAAGATTATATCCATCGTATTGGTCGGACGGCGCGCAAGAATACCAAAGGGTGGGCTACGAGTTTTGTGACCGGTGAGGATAATCGTTCGTTACGCATGATAGAAAAATTGCTGGGAAAAGCGGTTCCCTGCGCTCCTGGAAGCCGTCCGCCAATGCCGGCCATTGCACCCGAGAGACGCGGGCCACGGCCTAATTCCACGGGTAGAGGATTTGGTGCGCCTCGATCCGGGAGCCCTGCGAGACATGACCGACCGGCTATTCGTCGGCCGCGTCCGTCGACCCTCGCTTCCTAA
- a CDS encoding metal-binding protein, translating into MRVLTWITRLSVSLLCLGLVAACASHSSGKTNPHVAEAVTHAQEAVDHGGMGHADAVVTHAKASLQHAQAAKKDMTNPHLDAAISELGEAITHGQAGHADVATGHAKSAVTHLKEISGMTPTAGGYY; encoded by the coding sequence ATGCGTGTCCTAACCTGGATCACTCGACTGAGTGTTAGCCTGTTGTGCCTCGGACTTGTCGCGGCTTGCGCTTCTCATTCATCCGGAAAGACCAATCCACATGTGGCGGAAGCCGTTACGCATGCACAGGAAGCCGTCGATCATGGCGGCATGGGGCATGCCGATGCGGTCGTGACCCATGCAAAAGCTTCCCTTCAACATGCGCAGGCTGCGAAAAAGGACATGACGAATCCTCACCTTGATGCGGCCATCTCCGAATTAGGGGAGGCTATTACACATGGTCAAGCCGGACATGCTGATGTGGCAACCGGTCATGCCAAGTCTGCGGTGACGCATTTAAAAGAAATTAGTGGAATGACACCCACCGCCGGAGGGTATTATTGA
- a CDS encoding peptidylprolyl isomerase, with protein sequence MALHVLARVVCCSLLVASAMTTSAQADSQEGGSPMTVSEGKSISMEYTLTLENKEVLDSNVGGEPLTFTQGSHQIIPGLETALDGMKAGERKQVTVAPEQGYGKVDPQAIQEVPIDQIPPDARKVGVQLQGKDGQGRVVHPTVTEVKEQVVVLDFNHPLAGKTLYFDVKILDIKNATAP encoded by the coding sequence ATGGCACTGCATGTATTAGCCCGGGTTGTATGTTGCTCCTTGCTGGTGGCCTCAGCGATGACCACGTCTGCGCAGGCAGATTCTCAAGAGGGAGGCTCGCCCATGACCGTTTCTGAAGGAAAGTCCATCTCAATGGAGTACACGTTGACCTTGGAAAACAAAGAGGTGCTCGACTCCAACGTAGGAGGAGAACCTCTGACATTTACTCAGGGATCTCACCAAATTATTCCTGGCCTGGAAACGGCCCTGGATGGAATGAAGGCGGGAGAACGCAAACAAGTCACCGTCGCCCCGGAACAGGGGTATGGCAAGGTCGACCCTCAGGCCATTCAGGAAGTGCCCATTGACCAAATTCCACCTGATGCACGGAAGGTCGGGGTGCAATTACAAGGAAAGGACGGACAAGGCCGTGTCGTCCACCCGACAGTAACGGAAGTCAAAGAACAAGTGGTCGTCTTAGACTTCAATCACCCCTTAGCAGGGAAAACGCTTTACTTTGATGTGAAAATTTTGGATATCAAAAATGCCACTGCTCCCTGA
- a CDS encoding sulfite oxidase-like oxidoreductase yields the protein MEPNERMVKAKQQVAQHRREFSCREVDEPQDERVPPGQHVVNNFPVLDLGCKPDIVLAEWALSIDGCVANPLTWDWETFERQPQVQITADFHCVTSWTMLDNEWRGVKFQHLLNLVRPLPEAKFVLFEAFDEYTTNVTLQVCDDDDVLLATHWNERPLTKDHGGPVRVIIPKLYGWKGAKWVKKITFSDRDQKGFWEVRGYSNTARPWDNDRYG from the coding sequence ATGGAACCCAACGAACGGATGGTGAAAGCGAAGCAGCAGGTTGCCCAACATCGGCGAGAATTCTCCTGTCGGGAAGTGGATGAACCTCAGGATGAACGGGTTCCCCCCGGCCAGCATGTGGTGAATAATTTTCCGGTCCTGGATTTGGGCTGTAAGCCGGATATCGTCCTGGCTGAATGGGCTTTAAGTATTGATGGGTGCGTGGCCAATCCGCTGACATGGGATTGGGAGACATTTGAACGGCAGCCTCAGGTGCAGATCACGGCTGACTTTCACTGTGTCACCTCCTGGACCATGTTGGATAATGAATGGAGAGGTGTGAAATTTCAACATCTATTAAATTTGGTTCGCCCCTTGCCCGAGGCCAAGTTTGTACTCTTCGAAGCGTTTGATGAGTATACGACCAATGTCACCCTTCAGGTTTGCGACGATGATGATGTGCTGCTGGCCACTCATTGGAATGAAAGGCCATTGACCAAAGACCACGGTGGACCGGTACGTGTCATTATTCCCAAACTCTACGGTTGGAAAGGGGCAAAGTGGGTCAAAAAAATTACGTTTTCGGATCGCGATCAAAAGGGGTTTTGGGAAGTGCGTGGATATTCCAATACCGCGCGACCATGGGACAATGACCGTTATGGGTGA
- a CDS encoding dipeptide epimerase, with protein MSVRDPFCISKVEAWSIALPLLAPFVVASGAMTVAHNVFVRVTLRNGAYGFGEMAPFPEISGEDQAGSLQSFPLAAKACLGQPVTQYRKLAHRLREVAWQNPSVRCGMETAFLDALCRGMGIPLWGLWGGADVRPRETDVTLPIGPLDQVVATARSWYARAFRIFKMKIGLEVDEDIKRIAAVCAACPQSRFILDANEGFSLEQASECLKTMERLRLPVMLFEQPVAREDVEGFVTLRRRGRIPLAADESVRSVQDARGLIERNAVDVLNLKITKCGVVESMDIAGLARASGLKLMIGGMVESRVAMGCSFSLALGFGGVEFLDLDTPILLSQDPVQGGYAYKGPVLQPWEESGLGMEMRQEPSSVVVVE; from the coding sequence ATGTCCGTTCGTGATCCTTTTTGTATTTCCAAAGTTGAAGCGTGGTCAATCGCCCTGCCGCTTCTGGCACCCTTTGTCGTGGCATCAGGAGCCATGACGGTGGCTCATAATGTATTTGTCCGTGTGACGCTTCGAAACGGCGCGTATGGTTTTGGGGAAATGGCACCGTTTCCCGAAATTTCAGGCGAAGATCAGGCGGGGAGTCTTCAAAGCTTTCCTCTTGCCGCAAAAGCCTGTCTTGGGCAACCTGTCACTCAGTACAGAAAATTGGCGCACCGGCTTCGTGAAGTCGCCTGGCAGAATCCATCTGTGCGATGTGGTATGGAAACGGCCTTTCTTGATGCGTTGTGTCGGGGCATGGGTATTCCTCTCTGGGGACTGTGGGGAGGGGCCGATGTGCGACCACGGGAAACCGATGTCACGCTGCCAATTGGACCCCTCGATCAGGTTGTTGCCACCGCCCGGTCATGGTATGCAAGGGCATTCCGGATTTTTAAAATGAAAATTGGCCTTGAGGTCGATGAGGATATCAAGCGGATTGCCGCCGTGTGTGCGGCATGTCCCCAGTCGAGGTTTATCCTTGATGCTAATGAGGGATTTTCTTTGGAGCAGGCAAGTGAATGCTTGAAGACCATGGAGCGGTTGCGTCTTCCTGTGATGTTATTCGAACAACCGGTCGCACGAGAGGATGTTGAGGGGTTCGTGACTTTGCGACGCAGAGGAAGGATTCCGCTTGCCGCTGATGAATCAGTTCGCTCCGTACAGGATGCCCGAGGATTAATTGAACGCAACGCGGTTGATGTGCTGAATCTGAAAATTACGAAATGTGGGGTAGTGGAATCCATGGATATTGCCGGGTTGGCCAGGGCCTCAGGCCTCAAACTTATGATTGGTGGCATGGTAGAAAGTCGAGTGGCCATGGGGTGTTCTTTCAGTTTGGCCTTAGGCTTCGGAGGGGTGGAATTTTTGGATCTTGACACGCCGATTCTATTGTCACAAGACCCGGTACAGGGCGGGTATGCGTATAAGGGACCGGTTTTGCAGCCATGGGAAGAGTCGGGGCTTGGGATGGAGATGCGCCAGGAGCCCTCATCGGTGGTCGTCGTTGAATAG
- a CDS encoding insulinase family protein, giving the protein MGIGNRMMRWSKSLGLVGLVWCVCAGPVFGQDLASFEQRVTRHTLKNGWTFIIVERPVAPVFAFMTRVNVGSAQEVMGQTGLAHMFEHMAFKGTPHIGTIDYDAEKIALAALEEAYQAYQTEKFAADSDPEKVDRLYAVFKERQQEASSFVVKNEFGDIIEREGGVALNAFTGADVTGYFYALPANKVELFAYLESERFLHPVFREFYEERDVVMEERRMRTESQPFGRLLEQFVATAYMAHPYHHPVIGFASDIQSYTMTDAKKFYEAQYVPTNLVTAIVGDVKAEAVIPILEKYFNRIPSAPAPPPLRIVEPPSIAEKIVKLQDPSQPLYVEGYHKPPVTHADQPVYDAIDDILTNGRTSRLYRSMIRDKRIAVSVGAYGEYPGDKYPHVWMAYAVPGRGVTNDTVQQALREEFDRLKTQDVSDEELARFRTRAKAGLVRALNNNLGLAMHLTDYQMLFGDWRELFRSIDRLDQVTKADIRRVANTMFQPTNRIVGMIETVSPAGGPQAVTSGEGQS; this is encoded by the coding sequence ATGGGAATAGGTAATCGAATGATGAGATGGAGCAAAAGCCTCGGACTTGTGGGGCTGGTGTGGTGCGTTTGCGCAGGGCCGGTGTTTGGTCAGGATCTGGCCTCCTTTGAGCAACGTGTGACACGGCATACGTTGAAGAACGGCTGGACCTTCATTATTGTGGAACGTCCGGTTGCCCCTGTTTTTGCCTTTATGACGCGAGTCAATGTGGGATCGGCTCAGGAAGTCATGGGGCAAACGGGACTGGCTCATATGTTTGAGCATATGGCCTTTAAAGGTACCCCTCACATCGGGACGATTGATTACGACGCAGAAAAGATTGCGTTAGCGGCATTGGAAGAAGCTTACCAGGCTTATCAAACGGAGAAATTTGCTGCCGATTCTGACCCGGAGAAGGTGGATCGTCTTTATGCGGTTTTTAAGGAGCGACAGCAAGAGGCTTCTTCGTTTGTGGTGAAAAATGAGTTCGGCGATATCATAGAACGAGAGGGTGGGGTTGCGTTAAATGCCTTTACCGGTGCTGATGTCACGGGGTATTTTTATGCTCTTCCGGCCAATAAAGTCGAACTGTTTGCGTACTTGGAATCCGAGCGTTTTTTGCACCCGGTGTTTCGGGAGTTTTACGAAGAACGGGACGTGGTCATGGAAGAGCGTCGAATGCGCACGGAAAGCCAACCCTTCGGCCGGTTACTCGAACAGTTTGTGGCGACGGCCTATATGGCTCATCCATACCATCATCCGGTGATTGGCTTTGCCAGCGACATCCAATCCTACACGATGACCGACGCGAAGAAGTTTTATGAAGCGCAGTATGTGCCTACGAATTTGGTGACAGCGATCGTTGGAGATGTGAAAGCGGAGGCGGTCATCCCGATTCTTGAAAAATATTTCAATCGAATCCCCTCTGCTCCCGCTCCTCCTCCGCTTCGAATCGTGGAGCCTCCGTCCATCGCGGAAAAAATTGTGAAGCTGCAGGATCCTTCCCAACCCTTATACGTGGAGGGTTATCATAAGCCACCTGTGACCCATGCTGATCAACCGGTGTACGATGCGATCGATGATATTTTAACCAATGGGCGGACCTCTCGATTGTATCGATCGATGATCCGGGACAAACGCATCGCCGTGTCGGTGGGAGCTTACGGGGAATATCCGGGGGACAAGTATCCCCACGTGTGGATGGCCTATGCCGTTCCCGGCCGGGGCGTGACGAATGACACCGTGCAGCAGGCATTACGGGAAGAGTTTGACCGCCTGAAAACCCAGGATGTCTCCGATGAGGAACTGGCACGATTTCGTACCCGTGCCAAAGCGGGGTTGGTTCGGGCTTTGAATAATAACCTTGGTCTGGCCATGCATCTCACCGATTATCAAATGTTGTTTGGAGATTGGCGCGAGTTATTCCGGTCCATTGATCGGTTGGATCAGGTGACCAAGGCCGATATTCGTCGGGTGGCTAACACGATGTTTCAACCAACGAACCGGATCGTGGGCATGATTGAGACGGTTTCTCCTGCCGGGGGACCCCAAGCAGTCACATCCGGGGAGGGTCAATCATGA
- a CDS encoding insulinase family protein, which yields MNHSISSEHTWCGGSRWSILSAGLVVLLMFCIPVVGQAQVTKVEELEFPPLPELVIPEPDRVVLDNGLVVLLMEDHELPLVGVSAMIKTGSRLDAQETIGLASLTGTVLRTGGTKSLSGDALDEFLEGKAAAIETHIGDSAGTASMGSLTEDFPEVLKVFGEVLRFPVFDPEKLKIAKNQVMAGISRQNDDPDEITSREYKKLIYGKESPYTWEPTYASVGSITREDVIRWHATYFHPNRIILGVSGDFEREQTLALIQSIFGDWPKGPEVQDAPVFIQSTVPAGVFYVEKNDMTQAKIAMGHLGIRRDDPDYYPLVIVNQILSGSFGARLFNNIRSKQGLAYDVHGGVGLQWDYPGMALLSMSTKTETTGKGIDALIAEARNMVALPPTDEEVASAKASILNSFVFSVDSPAKLLGKYMTYEYYGYPSTWLREFRQGIEKVTTAEVRRAAHKHLRPEEFAILVVGPRAGTKPALARYEQIQELDIRIPEPSAGM from the coding sequence ATGAATCACAGCATATCTTCTGAGCATACGTGGTGTGGTGGAAGTCGATGGTCAATCCTGAGCGCGGGATTGGTGGTCCTTCTCATGTTCTGTATTCCCGTTGTGGGGCAAGCGCAAGTCACAAAAGTGGAGGAGTTGGAGTTCCCGCCATTGCCGGAACTGGTTATTCCTGAACCGGACCGAGTGGTTTTGGATAATGGACTGGTGGTTTTGTTAATGGAAGACCATGAATTACCGCTGGTGGGTGTGTCAGCCATGATCAAGACGGGTTCCCGATTGGACGCTCAAGAAACCATTGGGTTGGCTTCCTTAACGGGAACCGTGCTTCGCACGGGGGGAACGAAAAGTCTAAGCGGAGATGCCCTGGATGAGTTTTTAGAGGGGAAGGCCGCCGCGATTGAAACGCACATTGGGGACTCGGCAGGGACCGCATCCATGGGTTCTCTAACTGAGGATTTTCCTGAGGTGTTGAAGGTTTTTGGAGAGGTATTGCGGTTTCCGGTGTTTGATCCTGAGAAGTTGAAAATTGCAAAAAATCAGGTGATGGCGGGGATTTCCCGTCAGAACGATGACCCGGATGAGATTACGTCACGGGAATATAAGAAATTAATTTATGGGAAGGAATCTCCCTATACATGGGAGCCGACGTATGCCTCCGTGGGGTCTATCACCCGGGAGGATGTGATTCGATGGCATGCGACGTACTTTCATCCCAATCGCATTATTTTAGGGGTAAGTGGCGATTTTGAACGTGAACAAACGCTTGCGCTCATTCAATCCATTTTTGGTGACTGGCCGAAGGGTCCGGAGGTACAGGATGCTCCTGTGTTCATTCAGTCAACGGTTCCGGCTGGGGTGTTTTATGTTGAAAAAAACGATATGACCCAAGCAAAAATTGCCATGGGGCACTTGGGAATTCGTCGGGACGATCCGGATTATTATCCCTTGGTGATCGTCAATCAAATTCTTTCGGGGTCATTTGGCGCCAGATTATTTAATAACATCCGTTCCAAACAAGGGCTGGCTTATGATGTGCATGGGGGCGTTGGATTACAATGGGATTATCCAGGCATGGCCCTCCTTTCGATGTCAACCAAAACGGAAACAACAGGGAAGGGGATTGATGCCTTAATCGCAGAGGCGCGGAACATGGTCGCTCTGCCTCCTACGGATGAAGAAGTGGCGAGTGCGAAAGCCAGTATTTTAAATTCCTTTGTCTTTTCTGTGGATTCACCCGCGAAATTGCTTGGTAAATATATGACATATGAATATTATGGGTATCCTTCGACCTGGCTAAGAGAATTTCGCCAGGGTATTGAAAAGGTCACCACGGCTGAAGTCCGAAGGGCTGCACACAAACATTTGCGTCCGGAGGAGTTTGCGATTCTTGTGGTGGGACCTCGTGCGGGCACCAAACCAGCATTGGCTCGCTACGAACAAATTCAGGAACTGGACATTCGTATTCCAGAGCCCTCTGCCGGAATGTAA